The following proteins are encoded in a genomic region of Fragaria vesca subsp. vesca unplaced genomic scaffold, FraVesHawaii_1.0 scf0512971, whole genome shotgun sequence:
- the LOC101297108 gene encoding wall-associated receptor kinase 2-like encodes MQSILLVVLVLLAFAAADKEAEAAEALPPQALPGCTDHCGNLTIPYPFGIEKDCYMSEDFSVRCNTSAEPPIATLGDGNIVITNISLAEGEMQIPQFVASDCYNSQGERSNFLTDLWVRPFTVSQTRNKFIAVGCDTYAIFRGYRADEEWLMSGCMSICDNRESVEQSCSGVGCCKTDIPIGLFNYTVRLDSYYNHTYVLDFNPCSYAFIVEEGNFTFSPNTSFQDLSNIEKLPMILNWEIGEVSCDEAQKKDDYACKANSTCVDRTISNDRSGYICQCLEGYQGNPYLPDGCQVLQPEIKSLSDFGLIYKMRFLIFFQISMSARFQTPAPMESVKIHLEVTPAVRVTEGVTGGFLVLFVGISWICCAMKNKKLKKLKEKYFQENGGLLLLQQLANHGGSVETTKIFTEEELENATNNYHESGVLGEGGYGTVYKGVLKDNKVVAIKKSKGGTSTQSEQFVNEVIVLSQINHRNVVKLLGCCLETAVPLLVYEFVNHGTLYEHIHKRRSSLSFELRMKIAVETAGALAYLHSSTSMPIIHRDVKAANILLDDNYTAKVSDFGASRLVPLGQTEIQTLEPPCLARRHHGLCQPPTSTIMLTLCAVLFLPNAANREISPPGFSRPVLTQTSGSGNGPPPPGKTEHGMRLAKRPIKQSGKQQASARPLP; translated from the exons ATGCAATCCATACTGCTGGTAGTACTGGTTCTCCTCGCATTTGCGGCAGCGGacaaagaagcagaagcagctGAAGCCCTCCCGCCTCAAGCCCTTCCTGGCTGCACTGACCACTGCGGCAATCTCACCATTCCATATCCGTTTGGCATAGAAAAGGATTGTTACATGTCAGAAGACTTTTCTGTCCGTTGTAACACATCCGCTGAACCTCCAATAGCAACGTTGGGAGATGGTAACATCGTTATTACCAACATATCTCTGGCTGAGGGTGAGATGCAGATACCGCAGTTTGTAGCCAGCGATTGCTATAACAGCCAGGGCGAGCGTTCTAACTTTCTAACAGATCTCTGGGTGCGTCCTTTCACCGTTTCTCAAACTAGAAACAAGTTCATTGCCGTTGGTTGCGACACTTACGCAATTTTCAGAGGCTACCGTGCCGACGAAGAGTGGTTAATGAGCGGATGCATGTCCATATGTGACAACCGTGAAAGCGTCGAACAGTCTTGCTCCGGTGTTGGCTGTTGCAAAACTGACATCCCTATCGGACTTTTCAACTACACTGTCAGACTGGACAGTTATTATAATCATACATACGTACTGGACTTCAATCCATGCAGCTATGCCTTCATTGTGGAAGAAGGCAATTTTACCTTTTCCCCGAATACAAGTTTCCAAGATCTGTCCAACATTGAAAAGCTTCCCATGATTCTGAATTGGGAAATTGGAGAAGTTTCATGTGATGAAGCTCAAAAGAAAGATGACTACGCATGCAAGGCTAATAGTACGTGTGTCGATCGGACCATCAGCAATGACCGATCTGGTTATATTTGCCAATGCCTAGAGGGTTATCAAGGAAATCCTTACCTCCCTGATGGATGCCAAG TGCTGCAGCCAGAAATTAAAAGTCTATCTGATTTTGGGTTGATTTATAAAATGCGTTTCCTGATTTTCTTTCAGATATCGATGAGTGCAAGGTTTCAAACACCTGCACCAATGGAAAGTGTCAAAATTCACCTGGAAGTTACTCCTGCAGTCCGTGTGACAGAGG GTGTAACGGGGGGCTTCTTGGTTCTGTTCGTTGGAATTTCTTGGATTTGTTGCGcaatgaagaacaaaaagcTCAAGAAACTCAAAGAAAAGTACTTTCAAGAAAATGGTGGCTTATTGTTACTACAACAACTCGCTAACCATGGAGGCTCAGTGGAGACAACAAAAATCTTCACCGAAGAAGAACTAGAGAATGCAACAAACAATTACCATGAGAGTGGAGTCCTTGGAGAAGGAGGCTACGGAACAGTTTATAAAGGAGTACTAAAGGACAACAAAGTAGTTGCCATAAAGAAGTCAAAAGGAGGTACCTCGACCCAGAGCGAACAGTTTGTTAACGAGGTGATTGTTCTTTCTCAAATCAACCACAGAAATGTGGTGAAGCTACTAGGTTGTTGTTTGGAGACAGCAGTGCCTTTACTGGTATACGAATTTGTCAACCATGGCACTCTATACGAGCACATTCATAAAAGAAGATCATCACTGTCATTTGAACTGCGAATGAAGATAGCTGTTGAAACAGCTGGAGCACTAGCATACTTACACTCCTCCACATCAATGCCAATCATACATCGAGATGTGAAAGCAGCAAATATACTCCTGGATGATAATTATACAGCCAAAGTGTCGGACTTTGGAGCTTCACGGTTGGTTCCTCTAGGTCAAACCGAAATACAAACTTTG GAGCCGCCCTGCTTGGCCCGACGCCATCACGGCCTTTGTCAGCCGCCGACCTCAACCATTATGCTGACTCTGTGCGCCGTCCTATTCTTGCCCAACGCCGCGAACCGGGAAATTTCGCCTCCTGGTTTCAGTAGGCCCGTTCTCACACAAACATCCGGGTCGGGGAATGGCCCACCGCCACCGGGGAAGACCGAGCATGGTATGCGGCTCGCCAAAAGACCGATCAAACAATCTGGGAAGCAGCAGGCATCCGCGAGGCCATTGCCTTAA
- the LOC101296828 gene encoding uncharacterized protein LOC101296828, protein MEYVDEVVDYTDTKEETIQLSPAALDDTPPQVRDPISQVDVGTADKPLLISISDRLAEDEKEDLLTLLHEYRDCFADKYEDMPGLSLDLVFHRLPTYPDRRPVRQDGRFMRTETQIVVKEEIENMHRSGIIRVAKYNQWLSNVVPVRKKNGKMRICVDYRDLNNATPKDIYPMPVADLLIDAAAGHEVLSFMDGTAGYHQILVAEEDRHKTAFRCPGFAGAFEYVVMPFGLKNAGATYQRAMNLIFHDILGKLIEVYIDDVVVKTKTRATHVADLRQVFTRMRRHNLKMNPAKCVFFAEAGDFLGFLVHQMGIEIPKDKAEAVITASPPTTKNELQQLLGRINFLRRFISNAAGKVQPFSPLLKLQGATEFVWEPQHQQAFDRIKDYLTNPPVLIPPHVRLPLKLYIAAADLSIGGLLAQDDENEVEHAVYYLSRVLTDCETRYSPMEKLCLALYFAGCKLRHYMLAFTTVMIAQSDLVKYMLSRPILRGRIGKWILAMSEFSLQYVPQKAVKGQAIADFLAHHPPSGLTAFLELDFAAVTLAPWTLYFDGSRTETAAGAGIAIENPAGDRFSYSFQLDFKCTNNQAEYEALIIGLEILLDLGVREIQVFGDSLLVVNQLVEKFKCLSLSIEPYLRKAFAVLDQFEDVYIEHIPREFNFAANELAQVASGLTLRDGVRERLLKVERRTLPSFITRGQFQTDIPEVATLDPIDEDWRLPFIAYLQNPIDAAHSRQIRFLALNFVLRNSELRRRVEDGNDFRCVYGNEAKRLMRKVHCGVCGSHQAGPKMRWLIRRHGYYWPTILKDCIAFAKGCQDCQAHGPVQHIPNIPLQPIIKPWPGRGWAMDFIGIIHPYSSEQHKFIIVATDFFTKWVEVEPLKVASSNSVRNFIFRNIISRFGIPECIVTDRGAAFMADSVVKYLNNYGVKLLHSTPYYAQSNGQAEASNKVILGILRKMLELNPRVWHEELYHILLAYRTSRRGPTDTTPYALMYGHDAVLPLEINIASLRVQEQHQLLGKDYVQAMWQELEDLDEHRVTAFNNLILEKQRIARSYDKVTRGRSYAEGQKVWRAVLPLGEKTEGRGKWSARWEGPFIIHRILPKGAYHLRDIDGTIHRNPINGRFLKRHIAGVWEREDPSPKPVTTVNSATRHRVLASQPSTRGNPR, encoded by the coding sequence ATGGAATATGTCGACGAAGTGGTGGACTATACAGATACCAAGGAAGAAACTATTCAGTTATCACCCGCCGCTTTGGACGATACACCACCTCAAGTCCGCGACCCCATCTCACAAGTTGACGTAGGGACAGCAGACAAGCCTTTACTTATTTCCATCAGTGATAGGCTGGCGGAGGATGAAAAAGAAGACCTTCTTACCCTATTACACGAATACAGGGACTGCTTTGCCGACAAGTACGAGGACATGCCTGGTTTGTCCctggatttggttttccaCCGGTTGCCAACTTATCCTGACCGCCGTCCAGTACGGCAAGACGGCCGGTTCATGCGAACTGAGACTCAGATCGTCGTCAAGGAAGAAATCGAAAACATGCACCGATCGGGTATCATTCGCGTGGCGAAATATAACCAGTGGTTATCCAATGTTGTCCCCGTCCGTaagaaaaatggcaaaatGCGCATCTGTGTTGATTACCGCGACTTAAACAATGCAACGCCAAAGGATATATACCCTATGCCTGTGGCCGACCTCCTCATCGACGCAGCTGCGGGGCACGAAGTGCTGTCCTTCATGGACGGAACAGCCGGATACCACCAGATTCTCGTCGCTGAGGAAGATCGCCACAAGACGGCTTTCCGATGCCCTGGTTTTGCCGGCGCTTTCGAATATGTTGTTATGCCTTTCGGCCTTAAGAACGCGGGGGCAACATACCAGCGCGCCATGAACCTCATCTTTCATGACATTTTAGGGAAGTTGATCGAAGTTTACATTGATGATGTGGtggtcaaaaccaaaacacgaGCAACCCACGTTGCAGACCTGCGCCAAGTGTTTACACGGATGCGCCGACAtaacctgaagatgaaccCCGCCAAGTGCGTATTCTTCGCAGAAGCTGGCGATTTCCTTGGTTTTCTAGTACATCAAATGGGCATTGAAATACCAAAGGACAAGGCGGAGGCGGTAATCACCGCTTCACCTCCCACCACCAAGAATGAGCTTCAACAGTTGCTTGGGCGAATCAACTTCCTCCGCCGTTTCATATCAAACGCGGCAGGGAAGGTTCAACCTTTCTCACCCCTACTCAAGCTCCAGGGGGCAACCGAGTTCGTCTGGGAACCCCAACATCAACAGGCCTTCGATCGAATCAAGGACTACCTTACCAACCCACCAGTCTTGATCCCGCCTCACGTACGTTTGCCGCTTAAACTTTATATCGCCGCGGCTGACTTGTCCATCGGCGGCCTCTTGGCCCAAGACGACGAAAACGAGGTGGAGCACGCTGTTTACTACCTCAGCAGGGTGTTAACTGACTGCGAAACACGCTACTCACCTATGGAGAAATTGTGTCTCGCTCTATATTTTGCGGGATGCAAGCTGCGCCATTACATGCTTGCCTTTACCACGGTTATGATCGCTCAATCCGACCTGGTCAAATACATGCTCTCACGCCCTATCTTACGGGGACGCATAGGCAAGTGGATATTGGCCATGTCCGAATTCTCGTTGCAATATGTTCCGCAAAAGGCAGTAAAAGGACAGGCAATAGCAGACTTTCTAGCTCATCACCCACCTTCAGGGCTCACGGCGTTTCTCGAGTTAGATTTCGCTGCTGTAACACTCGCTCCATGGACCCTTTACTTTGATGGATCACGAACTGAAACCGCAGCCGGAGCAGGGATAGCCATAGAAAATCCCGCAGGGGATCGCTTCTCCTACTCGTTCCAGCTCGATTTCAAATGCACTAATAACCAGGCCGAATACGAAGCGCTCATCATCGGGCTGGAAATTTTGTTGGACTTAGGAGTCCGCGAAATCCAGGTCTTTGGCGATTCTCTGTTGGTCGTCAACCAGCTGGTGGAGAAGTTCAAGTGCTTAAGCTTGTCCATTGAACCATACCTGCGTAAGGCATTTGCAGTACTGGATCAATTTGAAGACGTCTACATCGAGCACATTCCACGCGAGTTCAACTTCGCCGCCAACGAGCTCGCCCAAGTAGCGTCCGGCCTTACCCTGCGCGATGGCGTGCGCGAACGTTTGCTCAAAGTCGAGCGCCGTACCCTTCCCTCTTTCATCACAAGGGGGCAATTTCAAACCGACATCCCCGAAGTCGCGACCTTAGACCCTATCGATGAGGACTGGCGGCTACCATTTATCGCCTACCTCCAGAATCCCATTGATGCCGCTCACTCAAGGCAGATACGTTTCCTCGcattaaactttgttttacgAAATAGCGAACTACGCCGGCGAGTAGAAGACGGCAACGACTTTCGCTGCGTATATGGGAACGAGGCTAAACGTCTCATGCGCAAAGTACATTGTGGGGTTTGTGGTTCGCACCAGGCAGGGCCAAAAATGCGTTGGTTGATCAGGCGCCATGGATACTATTGGCCGACCATTTTAAAAGACTGCATCGCCTTTGCCAAAGGTTGCCAAGACTGCCAGGCCCACGGACCAGTGCAACACATACCCAACATTCCATTACAGCCTATCATTAAACCCTGGCCGGGTCGCGGATGGGCGATGGATTTCATTGGCATTATTCATCCATATTCTTCTGAGcagcataagttcattatcgtcgccaccgatttttttactaaatgggTCGAAGTAGAACCGCTCAAGGTTGCCTCCTCTAACTCAGTCCGCAACTTCATTTTCCGCAACATTATATCCCGCTTTGGTATTCCGGAGTGCATCGTTACGGACAGGGGGGCAGCTTTCATGGCCGATTCCGTCGTTAAATATTTAAACAACTATGGAGTCAAACTCCTCCACTCTACACCATATTATGCACAGTCCAACGGCCAAGCCGAGGCCAGTAATAAGGTCATCCTTGGCATTCTCCGGAAGATGCTGGAGTTAAATCCACGTGTCTGGCATGAAGAGCTTTACCACATATTGTTGGCTTACCGCACTTCAAGACGCGGCCCAACGGACACTACCCCATATGCTCTTATGTATGGTCATGATGCCGTCCTCCCCCTTGAGATCAATATAGCTTCGCTCCGCGTCCAGGAACAACACCAACTACTTGGCAAAGATTACGTCCAGGCTATGTGGCAGGAGCTTGAAGATCTCGATGAACACCGCGTCACCGCTTTCAATAATCTTATCCTCGAGAAACAGCGCATCGCGCGGTCGTACGACAAAGTCACGAGAGGACGAAGTTATGCCGAGGGCCAAAAGGTGTGGCGCGCTGTCCTTCCACTCGGGGAAAAAACCGAGGGCCGAGGCAAGTGGTCAGCCCGATGGGAGGGACCTTTCATTATTCATCGTATACTCCCCAAGGGGGCATATCACTTACGCGACATAGACGGCACCATTCATCGCAATCCTATTAATGGCCGTTTCCTCAAACGACACATTGCTGGAGTTTGGGAGCGCGAGGATCCTTCCCCAAAGCCCGTCACCACTGTCAATAGTGCTACGCGCCATCGCGTTCTCGCTTCGCAGCCCAGCACTAGGGGCAACCCGAGATAG
- the LOC101297399 gene encoding wall-associated receptor kinase 3-like — protein MKIATQSAEALSHLHSSISTPIIHRDVKTANILLANDYTAKVSDFGASRLVHSGTDMQTLVLGTLGYLDPEYLQSNQLTEKSDVYSFGVVLVELITSKVPLSKDRCLASIFVVSMEEDWLDQILDDDIVNDGNIETVKKVANLAKRCLRVKGEERPTMKEVAKELEEIMSVTAKHPWGLNASLCGEETEYLLGSFNSDGYVVGVGDDCSSSGLTSGTANAYDSMQKQLQLMPYGGGR, from the coding sequence ATGAAGATAGCAACTCAAAGCGCAGAAGCACTGTCTCACTTACACTCCTCAATTTCCACACCAATCATACATCGAGATGTGAAAACGGCAAATATTCTGTTAGCTAATGATTACACGGCGAAAGTGTCAGATTTCGGAGCTTCCCGTTTGGTTCATTCAGGAACTGATATGCAAACTTTGGTGCTCGGGACATTGGGATACCTAGACCCTGAATATCTGCAATCAAACCAGCTAACAGAAAAGAGTGACGTTTACAGCTTTGGAGTTGTCCTGGTGGAACTAATAACAAGCAAAGTGCCACTTTCTAAAGATAGATGCTTAGCAAGCATCTTTGTGGTTTCCATGGAAGAAGATTGGTTGGATCAAATTCTTGACGATGATATAGTGAACGATGGAAACATTGAGACGGTAAAGAAAGTGGCCAATCTCGCAAAGCGATGCTTGAGGGTAAAAGGGGAGGAAAGGCCTACCATGAAAGAAGTTGCGAAAGAGCTCGAGGAAATAATGAGTGTCACAGCAAAACATCCGTGGGGACTTAATGCTAGTCTCTGCGGAGAAGAGACTGAGTACTTGCTCGGGTCATTCAATTCAGACGGTTACGTCGTTGGTGTTGGAGATGATTGCAGTTCTAGTGGTCTAACCAGTGGTACGGCCAATGCATATGACAGCATGCAAAAACAACTGCAGTTGATGCCATATGGTGGTGGACGTTAG